A genomic region of Cytobacillus sp. IB215665 contains the following coding sequences:
- a CDS encoding DUF5412 family protein: MFLGLFVYRNYFFTFDSLKGESYLIPVSSPTMKYTANAYYMPYGGAAGGVKIWVDVTYHDENDKIQTVYYSEAKSGFSMSWNDEDILYIKNENSEVPNSSRSIMLEIGKEIYHEYGLACKSWLMKDEYEICYQYE, translated from the coding sequence TTGTTTCTTGGATTATTTGTTTATAGGAACTATTTCTTTACATTTGATAGCCTTAAGGGTGAGTCTTACTTAATTCCAGTGAGTTCTCCAACAATGAAATACACTGCAAATGCCTACTATATGCCATACGGTGGCGCAGCTGGTGGCGTGAAAATATGGGTAGATGTTACATATCATGATGAGAATGATAAAATTCAAACAGTTTATTATAGTGAAGCAAAAAGTGGTTTTTCTATGAGTTGGAATGATGAGGATATTCTATATATAAAAAATGAAAACTCAGAAGTTCCAAATTCAAGCAGAAGTATTATGTTGGAAATTGGTAAAGAGATCTATCATGAATATGGTTTAGCGTGTAAAAGTTGGTTAATGAAGGATGAGTATGAGATTTGCTATCAATATGAATAG
- a CDS encoding alpha/beta hydrolase — protein sequence MIKSKTPSFKDLNGRLIEESVASIEMLRLGKIQQCVLMRGKNKKNPILLFLHGGPGTAQIGFAPKFQRELEEHFVVVNWDQRGTGKSYASNIPVSSMNIDQFLLDLHELIEELLQRFKQEKLYLVGHSWGSVLGSLFMSKYPELIHAYIGVGQVVNMVRNEEISYEYTLHKANETNNKKALEQLMKIGNPPYKNQVDLFLQRKWLRKFGGSFHNMSLSKFILSSISFREYSFVDLVKYMANGERFSINNLWDELMEVNLIKQAHTFKVPVYYCVGRYDYQTPHELVVDYFNIVEAPKKELIWFENSAHAPNFEEPNKFYEVCMSVAQ from the coding sequence ATGATTAAAAGTAAAACGCCTAGTTTTAAAGATTTAAATGGTAGACTTATCGAAGAGAGCGTCGCATCTATTGAAATGTTGCGACTTGGAAAAATTCAACAATGTGTCTTAATGAGAGGGAAGAATAAAAAGAATCCAATACTACTTTTTCTGCACGGGGGTCCAGGTACTGCCCAAATAGGTTTTGCACCGAAATTTCAAAGAGAATTAGAAGAACATTTTGTAGTAGTGAATTGGGATCAAAGAGGGACTGGTAAATCTTATGCTAGTAATATCCCAGTTTCTAGCATGAATATAGATCAGTTTTTGCTTGATCTTCATGAACTTATTGAAGAGCTACTACAGCGCTTTAAGCAAGAAAAACTCTATTTAGTTGGTCATTCATGGGGGAGTGTATTAGGGTCTCTGTTCATGTCGAAGTATCCTGAATTAATACACGCATATATTGGTGTTGGTCAAGTAGTCAATATGGTGAGAAATGAAGAAATCTCCTATGAATATACGTTACATAAAGCAAATGAAACGAATAATAAAAAAGCGCTTGAACAGTTGATGAAAATTGGCAATCCCCCATATAAAAATCAGGTAGATTTATTTTTACAAAGAAAATGGTTACGGAAATTTGGTGGCTCATTTCACAATATGTCATTAAGTAAGTTTATTCTCTCATCGATATCATTTCGTGAATATTCATTTGTCGATTTAGTAAAGTATATGGCAAATGGAGAACGTTTTTCTATTAATAATCTTTGGGATGAGTTGATGGAAGTAAATTTAATTAAACAGGCTCATACATTTAAAGTTCCAGTGTATTATTGTGTTGGGCGTTATGATTATCAGACGCCTCACGAATTAGTTGTGGATTATTTTAATATAGTGGAAGCACCCAAAAAAGAGCTTATATGGTTTGAGAATTCTGCTCATGCTCCAAATTTTGAAGAACCTAATAAGTTTTATGAAGTTTGCATGTCTGTCGCTCAATAG
- a CDS encoding matrixin family metalloprotease — MSSRINSKVRLLFLSAMTILMLFGIVIGSTNAAPTDEHPSSNCYKKISRYSGWEYDNNQQININFTYTQNGSYDYSYRIDLAGEEWNEHFSFFNFNEVSRGNNLAIESDDYGDTGWVGAAYYARSPKDIYLNEYYHKNYSWYGFVEYERTAIHEYGHTHGLSHTSCTTEIMSNNSNRDISQVDLGDGDISGIRSIY; from the coding sequence ATGTCTTCTCGTATTAACTCTAAAGTTAGATTGTTATTTCTATCAGCCATGACGATATTGATGCTTTTTGGAATAGTTATAGGTTCGACAAATGCTGCTCCAACAGATGAACACCCCTCCTCAAATTGCTATAAAAAGATTTCTCGTTATAGTGGATGGGAATATGATAACAATCAACAAATTAACATTAATTTCACGTACACTCAGAATGGATCTTATGATTACAGTTATCGCATTGATCTCGCTGGTGAAGAATGGAACGAACATTTTAGTTTCTTTAATTTCAATGAAGTATCCAGAGGAAATAATCTAGCAATAGAAAGTGATGATTATGGGGATACTGGATGGGTCGGTGCTGCTTATTATGCACGTTCACCAAAGGATATATATTTAAATGAATATTACCATAAAAATTATTCTTGGTACGGATTTGTTGAATATGAACGTACTGCCATTCACGAATATGGTCATACTCATGGATTAAGTCATACTAGTTGTACAACTGAAATTATGAGTAATAACTCTAATAGAGATATTAGTCAAGTTGATCTTGGTGATGGAGATATTAGTGGTATTAGAAGTATTTATTAA